In the genome of Raphanus sativus cultivar WK10039 chromosome 4, ASM80110v3, whole genome shotgun sequence, one region contains:
- the LOC130510894 gene encoding 50S ribosomal protein HLP, mitochondrial-like isoform X1 yields MAAALASRISRGGRSLLGSLKKNEFSGSITSSNGIMNESILLSQQQQRRTFIQMGTVLKVVDNSGAKKVMCIQALKGKKGARLGDTIVASVKEAMPNGKVKKGAVVYGVVVRAAMQRGRVDGSEVRFDDNAVVLVDNKDKKTKTDRQPIGTRVFGPVPHELRKKKHLKILALAQHIA; encoded by the exons ATGGCAGCAGCTTTAGCTTCAAGAATCTCCCGTG GAGGACGTTCATTACTTGGAAGTCTTAAGAAGAATGAGTTCTCTGGATCTATTACTTCTTCCAATGGAATAATGAATGAAAGTATCCTCCTTTCTCAG CAGCAACAGAGAAGGACATTCATTCAAATGGGGACGGTTCTCAAAGTCGTGGACAACTCTGGAGCCAAGAAAGTGATGTGTATTCAAGCTCTCAAGGGTAAGAAAGGAGCTAGGCTTGGCGATACGATCGTTGCTTCGGTGAAAGAAGCCATGCCAAACGGTAAAGTGAAGAAAGGAGCGGTTGTGTACGGTGTGGTTGTGAGAGCTGCGATGCAGAGAGGCCGTGTTGATGGAAGCGAAGTTAGGTTCGACGATAACGCCGTTGTTCTTGTTGATAATAAAGACAAGAAAACTAAAACTGATCGGCAGCCGATTGGGACTAGAGTGTTTGGTCCTGTTCCTCACGAGCTTCGCAAGAAGAAACATCTCAAGATCCTTGCTTTGGCTCAACACATTGCTTGA
- the LOC130510894 gene encoding 50S ribosomal protein HLP, mitochondrial-like isoform X2 gives MAAALASRISRGGRSLLGSLKKNEFSGSITSSNGIMNESILLSQQQRRTFIQMGTVLKVVDNSGAKKVMCIQALKGKKGARLGDTIVASVKEAMPNGKVKKGAVVYGVVVRAAMQRGRVDGSEVRFDDNAVVLVDNKDKKTKTDRQPIGTRVFGPVPHELRKKKHLKILALAQHIA, from the exons ATGGCAGCAGCTTTAGCTTCAAGAATCTCCCGTG GAGGACGTTCATTACTTGGAAGTCTTAAGAAGAATGAGTTCTCTGGATCTATTACTTCTTCCAATGGAATAATGAATGAAAGTATCCTCCTTTCTCAG CAACAGAGAAGGACATTCATTCAAATGGGGACGGTTCTCAAAGTCGTGGACAACTCTGGAGCCAAGAAAGTGATGTGTATTCAAGCTCTCAAGGGTAAGAAAGGAGCTAGGCTTGGCGATACGATCGTTGCTTCGGTGAAAGAAGCCATGCCAAACGGTAAAGTGAAGAAAGGAGCGGTTGTGTACGGTGTGGTTGTGAGAGCTGCGATGCAGAGAGGCCGTGTTGATGGAAGCGAAGTTAGGTTCGACGATAACGCCGTTGTTCTTGTTGATAATAAAGACAAGAAAACTAAAACTGATCGGCAGCCGATTGGGACTAGAGTGTTTGGTCCTGTTCCTCACGAGCTTCGCAAGAAGAAACATCTCAAGATCCTTGCTTTGGCTCAACACATTGCTTGA